GTTAACCGATCGTGAAGCACAGCAAGCCCTCGGAGCCGACATTGTCCTGACCACAAACGAAAGCATTGTAAACAACCACCTGATGGATCTGAAGCGGGACGAGCTGGAAATTGGTTTCATCAATCCGTTCAACTTTTCTCCCGCCCGCCATTTCTTCGAAGTGCTGGACCAGATCAATGCATCACCTCTGTTCCAGTTTATCCGCGCAATGCCCAAAGGGGCCGTGCTCCATGCGCACGATACCGCACTGGCCAGCACAGAGGTGATCGTGAACGCAACGTACTTTCCTAACCTCTGGCAGCGAGGCACCTTCACCGACATGCATGACCTCGAGTTCCGCTTTTCGCGAGCAAAACCATCGACCGGTGATGGTTGGGAACCGGTCCATACCGTCCGGAACCGGACGGGTGCCGACCGGTACGATGACCAGATCCGTCGGCTATTTTCGCTGTACGATGCGGATCCGCTCCACACGTATCGCAGCATCAACGATGTGTGGGACAGGTTCAGCCAGATTTTCCTGGCGCTCGATCCCATTGTCACGTATAAACCCGTCTGGGAGCATTACTTCCGGGAGGCGCTTCGAGAGTTTCGCGAGGATAACGTGATGTATCTGGAGTTTCGGGGACTGCTGCCAACGGTAAGCGCATTGTAACGGAGGACAAAACAGGGCTAATGCTAACGACTGTGGGCAACCAGGGACTCTATTTGACTGTCATCGTGTGATTGATGGCTTTTCGTAGTCGACGTGTTGGCCCTGTCGCGAGGGACAAAAATAGACGGGTGGATGTGCTTGGTGATGTAACGGTTCACACCGTAAGTGTCTCATTGTTGCAATCAAACCATCACGCATTCAGTTATAAGATAATAGCTTCGGTATGTTCAAGCAGATGTCTTGAATATTTGCTATCAATATCTGACAATGAAACTGGTCAAAAATGAAGCCAACCAGTACGAAGTAGAACTTGTAGTAAAAATTGTTCTGCATtctgaaaaatgtaaaatgtgcCGGAAAACTGCATTGATTTTGCATTAATCAGAAAAGAAATTGTAAAGATGGTCGTAAAACAACAATGatttcaaatttttcaatttgacGTCCCTTGCAGCTATACGATCTAGACGGCAATACCTACAAACCTGAGGATGTGGTAGAAATATATCGAACAATCACGGAGGAATTCAAAGCGGCCAATCCACGCTTTATCGGAACCAAGTTCATCTACGCGCCGCTACGCTTCGCCGACAACCAAACGGTGGATCAGTATTTGAGTCTTGCTGAACGGTTGCACCACCATTACGGTGACTACGTGGTTGGGTTTGACCTTGTCGGGCAGGAGGATACCGGCCGTCGACTGCTGGACTTTGTCCCGCAACTCCTGAGCTTACCTTCATCCATTAACTTTCTGTTTCATGCCGGCGAAACCAACTGGCACGGTATGCCGTCAGATGAAAACTTGGTACGTACCGTTTGAATTCTTATTCGAACTTGCGAAATTAATACTAGTCCAGTAACCATCTCGTTTTGTTACCATGTGCTATCCTCTAGATCGATGCCATCATGCTTGGTACAAAACGAATCGGCCATGGATATGCGCTGCTCAAGCATCCAGTGCTGGTGGAAATGGCGAAGAACCGCGACATTTGTGTCGAAATCAATCCCGTCTCGAATCAAGTACTCAAGCTGGTAGCCGATTATCGGAATCACCCGGGCAGCATTCTATTTTCGACCGATTTTCCACTTGTCGTGTCATCGGACGATCCGTCGTTCTGGGGTGCCGCTCCATTGAGCCATGATTTTTATATGGCGTTCCTGGGCATGGCATCGGCTCATCAGGATCTCCGACTGCTGAAAAAGCTGGCACTGAACTCGTTACGCTACAGCTTAATGAACAAACAGGATAAGGCCGCGGCGGAAGCAATATTCTACCGGTCTTGGGACTATTTCATCGATGCGAAAGTCGAACAGATATTAGCAGGAGAACGAAATCAAGTGTAAGCTCAAGCGGCAAATATAGCACGAATTAAACACATAACAGACAAGACCGTACCGTATTTTACTATATCCGATATTAGCGCTCCGGGTGATATTTACTCGGCAACTGTTACGGAGTGAAAAGTGTAATtactattttcaattttggaTGCAACTCCGTTTGAAGGACCCACGTGGAGTGTGAACGTACGGCGAAGTAATAATACGAATCAGACGATTTTTGGAAGGTATAGTTCAATTATATTTTCAGGATTTCTGTGCTCAGCTAGCATCGTTTAACCATTGCGGAGTGAATCGGAGTTATTTCCTGGATTTGATTCAAATTGAACTAAACTGAGCCAAATAGAACTGGAAAAATTATGGATCCTTCTCATAATGACGGCCACCACATTCTTAAAGAAAGTTTGATTCTGCTCTAATCTTTCTGGACTGACACAATGGATGCTTTGTACGTGTGAGAAAGGAAAACTTTCAGTGCGTTTGAACTGCATTTGAAACTTTGGTGAGCTAAGTCAGTCTCTTTCGGATAAAGGCTAGGAACGTTAGACTTTTGTACGATGTAAGTCCATTAAAAAAACGTGTAAccagtggaaatggaaatggaaatgttgaAAATCTTCACGCAACAGAaccagtccaaaatcccatcctgaCCATGTCCCCGTATCAAGGACTCACTATTCGGGTAcgttgtaaaattatttatagtgATCCAGAAATCTCAAGCATGACCTAGAACGTCTTTACGTCAAGAGAGAATCTAAACAGAACTGAGTatgataaaagaaaatcaaaatagAAATATTGGCTCTACTATTTACAATCGGAATACTACTTATggtattttgtattatttatgattttatcAACAAGGAGAATATTAATGTTAAGGTTTTATGATATGTTAGCTAAAATGACCTAACTGAAAGGTTAATAATTATTCTTCATTGGGTTGAATTGCTCAAATAACTGTAACTAAAATGAATCAAAGTGAAATGAATCATCAACCTAAACCGTACCAAACCttgaaattcaataaattgtATATGTGCGATATGTTAACATCGCATTCGCCTGCATCATATTCCGCTGATTGATGGCTTTTTCGCTAGCCTCTCGAATGCATATCTCAACTACCACAAACGTTCGACAACAGTAATCGCTAACTAGACAACCCTGGTGGTCGTTTACCATCGACCAGAGTCTTATCTACGCTGAACCACACATATCAAACCGCCACTGCTGAAATGTGATAATGCAAGGAAAAAGTGAGAACATTACACACCACGAAGTAAaagggcaaacaaaacaatacgcCATCAAAACGCtactattatttttaatccACAGTTCCGATCCGGTACGCATCAGGGTGCGAAATGTGCGAATGGGATGCGAGAATGCTAAGTGTACATTGAAGGTGgcgaaaaacaagcaacaaaccatttgtttgtttgccaacaataatgaaataaacacaacatacACCCGTCTTCCATtgcacattttcttttctactcACCGGCGAACCGGACGCTTGACTGTCAATGTCTGTCCCTCATAACCACTCGACCCGGCATTCTGGCAATGTGTGGTCGTGTTGAAGTGTGTGGTTGGTTCTGATAATCCAACCCCACCGCAGTGCCTACAGGCAAGCCATCGATCCACACCACATTATCTACCACGTCAGCGGATGGTGGGGATACCATCTTGCCACCCCAAACAATGACGTCTATCACACCGTCCGGATGCGgattgctgatggtggtggtaattCAACACCCAACCCGACCAACCAAACACCACTACACAACGTGCACCGCGCGATATCTCGTGGAGATCGCATTGAAATTATCTTTTTCTTGGCGCTCTTCTTTATGCTGTCGTGttttgatacttttttttgtcgagTTCACACCAAGAATCGGTTCTCTGCTTAGGTCGCGATTGTGTTACCCTACTCAGTACTGTCGCGAACACGTTGCGTGGAGCTccgtttgttgtttctgtCCGTGCTAGTATTCCAGTTTGTTTAGCGAATGGCTCGCCACTCGTACGATGAGTTTTGCCGGCTGCGTCAGGAGTTCTTCAACCAGGAACAGGATCGTGGACTTGGCGCTGATTTGGTGCTCAGTGACGACGAGGAACGGCTTAACCGGTATGTGATGAACCTCAAGCAGCAGGAACTCGCCAAGGGTGTGGAGAATCCGTACGAGCTTATTTCAGCCAGACATTTCTTCGAGATGGTCGCGCGCATAAACGAGTCGCCACTGTTCAAACTGATCCAGCAGATGCCAAAAGGTGGCGTTTTACATGCACACGATACGGCCATCGGTAGCACGGAATTAATCGTGCGAGCAACCCGACACGAACATCTTTGGCAGAGTGGAAACATTCCGCAGACGGACCGTGACCCGATGCCGGTGTACAAATTTTCACGCACCAAACCAACTACTGAAGGTGATTGGCGTTTGGTGGCGGATATTCGTACCTCGATCGGTAACGAAGCGTACGATGACGCCATCCGAAAGATGTTCACCCTGTACACGAAGGATCCACTAAACGCTCACCGTGACATAAACGATGTTTGGCGCAAGTTTATGGCGTTATTTATCTGCTTCGAGCCAATGGTAACATACCGCCCGGTCTGGGAAGAATACTTCTACGGATGCTTGGAAGAGTTGCTTGCTGATAACGTCACTTACTTGGAGTTTCGAGGACTGCTACCGCCGGTAAGTAGACGGTGTCAGATCACAATCCACCACCAATCCAAACTAACATGTACTTCTCGGATCGTAGGTTTACGATCTGGACGATCGTACATACTCCCCCGAAGACATCGTTCAGATGTACGTCGATCAGTCGGAAAAGTTTCTCCAAGCTCATCCCAAGTTTATTGGCGTTAAGTTTATCTACGCGCCGCTAAAATTCTGTGACGATAGCACATTCGACGGCTACCTCACTCTGATTCAGAAGCTTAAAGAACGCTTCCCGAACTTTATCGCCGGCTTTGATCTCGTGGGACAGGAAGATCTCGGACGGCCGCATACGGACTTCAACGAGCGGCTGCTTCAGTTGCCAACTGCAATTAACTTCTTCTTCCACGCTGGTGAAACCAATTGGATTGGACGACGGGACGAAAATTTGGTGAGTAAACGATAAGATACGTAACAAAAATCCCACTGCCGATAGACGAACAATTCTGATCTGGAATGCGACAGATTCAATTGAACGATTGGGTGCGTAAATATAAGATCAGGGTTAAACATCGGGTGTGTGGTTAGACTTGAAATATGAGTCTCAACGTCACCAGCACGCCATTGATAATAGCGTTCGATAAGAACGCAAGGTCGATTAAGCACCAGGACAGCTTGTTGCCATATGATTTGATATCACCTATTGACACCATACTCACGGCACGTGGCGTTGGGATAACAGGCATTGATAAGATAAACCATAGTAGTTTTTGACAACTCCACTatctaatttaaatattaattgcaTAGTTTGTGCAAGCAGCAGCATATTAATTATTCGTTTTATTCCTGGTGCTTTTGTACTCATTTTgcaaattcaaaataatttccatttgtaagccatttgtaataattaatttttgcaaCTGACATTAAGTTAGGTACTTCagttaaaatcaatttgatttttttaactgaagaactagaaaatgaaacattattttctttttagaagtacaacaaatttaaacttttttctcCCGATAATGCTTTtcttaattcattttttttaattttatgaagGACGACCTGACATAACTAAAGTAtttaaacatgaaaataattcaacaaagcaaatatttacacTACTATCATTCTTCATCAAATCATCATCTTCTAATCAAATAAATGGATACAAATTAATTCAACACCATTACTTTTAGATCGACGCTATCCTGTtgggaacgaaacgaatcggTCACGGATTTGCCGCTCTGAAGCATCCGGTCGTACTCGAACAGATTAAGAAGCGGCAGGTGTGCATCGAAATAAACCCCATCTCTAACCAGGTGCTGAAGTTGGTTCAAGATTTTCGCAACCACCCGGGCGCATTCTACTTCTCCGACAACTATCCCGTCGTCGTGTCTTCGGACGATCCATCCTTCTGGTGTGCATCGCCATTGAGCCACGACTTTTTCGTCGCCTTCATGGGACTGGCGTCGGCCCGAGCTGACATACGGTTGCTGAAAAAGCTGGCACTTAACTCGATCGAGTACAGCTCGATGGAGCCCGATGAGAAAGCTCGGGCTGTACAGAAGTGGACCACTGGTTGGAACAAATTTGTTGAAGATACACTTAAAACTGTTCCTGCTGAATTTTAGTTTCACGTAAATGTATTGGAATCAGTATTTTGTTACACTTTAAAACACTGGAATAAACCCGTAttcgtttcttgttttgtgcttCCGAAGCATAAACCAACTATAAATGTGAATAATTTGGTAACATgcgaacaataataaaaacgtgTTATTTtgaagaatggaaaataaaaaagaagctggAGAATTATTACTGTTTCATTGATAATTGAACGATCCTCTAGCAATTTCCAACAGCTTGAAACgcaaaattgcaaaaacaTTGACATTAAATGTTCCCACCATAAACGATACTGTCACCAAATTCACTCACCACTCGCAGCCCATAAAAACACATTCTTAAGACTCCTCCATTTGTCCTCATCGCTGTATTACGCTTTATCCTGCACTCCATTTTGGACGATGTGTCGAGTGATACGCCCCTGTTTGTCTACCGTGAAAATGCTCGTCCTCTCGACGTGACACGAGCGCTCGACTTCTCGGTCAAGCGTATGTTGATCATAAAATCCTATGTTTAGCACCCAGGAGCCACATTCCAGCGAACTTCAGCCATCCCGCATCTCTCCATTGCTCTTCGtctgtagttttttttcttcttcgtcttctACCCAgcgttgtgtgtgtctggCACAGTGGGAGGCATTTTTCTGCGGTCAAGAAAAAGCGCTTCGATGGCATCAACAAATTGGTGTCCCTTAGCTGTCGGACACTCCCGGTGAACGGTACGATCATCTTCAAGCAAAGCGTCCAATGTTCCTTACTGGACAAACCGTGTGCTGTGGAGAAAGTAACCGACGGGCCGTTGGTAAAACAGTGTTtcaaggaaatgaaaatatcgTCATATTATGAAGCGAACAACGACTTTGGAATGAGACGAACGTGTCCCGACTGACCAAACACACCATGCAGTTGCTCCTTTTTGCGGCGGCTATCTTCCCCATGGAGCAATGGCTACAACCATCCAAACAGTCCGAACCGCTAGCAATCGGTTCCGTGTGAGGTCGGGTTCATCATACAtcacaaaaaagaacagcCAAACGTTGACGGCAAAAGAATGTCCTTGTGTCTAGTTAAAGATTttagcaacagcgacagctaCAGAACATCAGGTCGGTGTGGCAGGAGAAATTATCGACCAAACTGTACGTGATGACAATTCACATACATTTGTCCGAAGGCCTATAAATCACACCATCAAGTCTTCGGCTCATTTTGATCACTCGGACAGCCAGAATGAAGTAATTTTCCTTGTTATTTATTGGGTGATTGCCTAGGATCTGGACCATACATTAATGTGTCACGAACGGTAATGGAAGCCTAACATCAAGCGAATTCTTTGATGATCTGGTAACATTTATTGAAGGAAACTAACAATTCTCTGGAATAATAACTAATACTGTCTAAACGTAATACTGACCTGAACAGTTATACCAACACTATTGTTTTTACATCTGAtaacagtatttaaacgaaaataTGTTGTAAAGCTCAGGTTAGAAACATTAGGACATCGACtttgtatttaaaaattttgaattattctgttttttcttgACTTAACGACCTGCTAGGTTATGACTGATTTGTGGTTATTatgatttttggtttattgTACATATTTCACCTCGTAGCTGGAGCTGCTACGGGGGATTAGCTCCTGAAAAGATTTTGAACTGGTCCTGTCATGTCATGAGGAATGGCTCCGCTACCAAAACACAACTGAATTACTCGATTTGAATCTTTTGTCACTTTTTGAAATGACTTTCGTATTTTTACTTTGCATATATTTAAGTTGAGACACCGTCTTAGAATATGACAATGATCATAATTAcattaacatattttccaaATGGCAAATCCATTACAAGAGTTAAAAGCGattattccattttattgatacaacaaacatttaaaatgaaatctaAAGTGGTTCAGCTAATCGTTATGGAATTATTCTCCCCACCAAACATTGCCGTACGAGTCCGTTCCATTTCAATACAACAATTGCTGGACACTCTGTGAAATTACGCCGGCAAAAGCACAATCACGGTGCCAGAAATCTAACCATCTCCATCTTCCAGCTGCAATCTAATTCTCCGCCCGATAGATTCATTAGACGATAACAAGGAAATAAACAACGTCACATGTCTTCTGTGCACCGTCCCCAGTTCTGCGCTTGTTAGCTTAATCGAGTGATGGATTCTGGGTGGCACCGTGAACGCAAAAGGATTTCTCCTTACcgggcaaaacaaagcaatctGACGCACCGGGCGGAAGCGAAGCTAAGCAGTCAAATGAAAATTGATGGCATAGCATAAATCTGGCCATCGAATTTTGCTACCACACAACAGGGAAAGAGCCAATGAACAGCGAGACTGGTCGCTGGTTTGTTGGAGCGGACAAAAATGAACCGAACACGAGACTAATTCAATTTGTCTAACAATCACCACGCTGCGATTCGACGGCAAAGAAACACCTCATTAGCTTAGTGAGTCAACGATCGATGTTTGGTTTGaattaaagagaaaaaatcggATCCTACGCTTTATGCTTTATGCGCTTCAGGATTCATCCAGAACAGGCAAAaagtatacaaaaaaaagatattattCAACTTCTCCCTGATGCTCCAATTGCAGATTACTGCTGCACGATAGAACTTTCGCAACGAACAGCATTCAGGCATAATGAACGTTATGACGCAAAATTTATTGGAAAATCATCTTGCTACCGCATGCTGCAAAAGCGGTTCAAAAGCGAAACGAATGACCGAACGGGCGGAAGTCAATTTAGAGCTGTCCGTTTTAATTATCTTCCATGGAGTCTGTATGATTTTCGCGATTGCATTCATTAGTGGTTATTGATTCATTTTTCTGTACTTGTTTGTAAGAGCAGTTTTTATCCTCCTTAGCGAAGGATAATTATTtatgcttaatttaatttattt
This Anopheles marshallii chromosome 3, idAnoMarsDA_429_01, whole genome shotgun sequence DNA region includes the following protein-coding sequences:
- the LOC128714149 gene encoding adenosine deaminase AGSA-like, with translation MALTKKASPLHRRTVVFQPSLTCSISFGMLLMCGLLAMLSAPEAHMIIERPARLTPEEYRYQRALLTDREAQQALGADIVLTTNESIVNNHLMDLKRDELEIGFINPFNFSPARHFFEVLDQINASPLFQFIRAMPKGAVLHAHDTALASTEVIVNATYFPNLWQRGTFTDMHDLEFRFSRAKPSTGDGWEPVHTVRNRTGADRYDDQIRRLFSLYDADPLHTYRSINDVWDRFSQIFLALDPIVTYKPVWEHYFREALREFREDNVMYLEFRGLLPTLYDLDGNTYKPEDVVEIYRTITEEFKAANPRFIGTKFIYAPLRFADNQTVDQYLSLAERLHHHYGDYVVGFDLVGQEDTGRRLLDFVPQLLSLPSSINFLFHAGETNWHGMPSDENLIDAIMLGTKRIGHGYALLKHPVLVEMAKNRDICVEINPVSNQVLKLVADYRNHPGSILFSTDFPLVVSSDDPSFWGAAPLSHDFYMAFLGMASAHQDLRLLKKLALNSLRYSLMNKQDKAAAEAIFYRSWDYFIDAKVEQILAGERNQV
- the LOC128712144 gene encoding adenosine deaminase 2-like; translation: MARHSYDEFCRLRQEFFNQEQDRGLGADLVLSDDEERLNRYVMNLKQQELAKGVENPYELISARHFFEMVARINESPLFKLIQQMPKGGVLHAHDTAIGSTELIVRATRHEHLWQSGNIPQTDRDPMPVYKFSRTKPTTEGDWRLVADIRTSIGNEAYDDAIRKMFTLYTKDPLNAHRDINDVWRKFMALFICFEPMVTYRPVWEEYFYGCLEELLADNVTYLEFRGLLPPVYDLDDRTYSPEDIVQMYVDQSEKFLQAHPKFIGVKFIYAPLKFCDDSTFDGYLTLIQKLKERFPNFIAGFDLVGQEDLGRPHTDFNERLLQLPTAINFFFHAGETNWIGRRDENLIDAILLGTKRIGHGFAALKHPVVLEQIKKRQVCIEINPISNQVLKLVQDFRNHPGAFYFSDNYPVVVSSDDPSFWCASPLSHDFFVAFMGLASARADIRLLKKLALNSIEYSSMEPDEKARAVQKWTTGWNKFVEDTLKTVPAEF